From a region of the Mucilaginibacter auburnensis genome:
- a CDS encoding fumarate reductase/succinate dehydrogenase flavoprotein subunit, with protein sequence MNLDAKIPAGPLAEKWSKHKFNLKLVNPANKRKYDVIVVGTGLAGASAAATLGELGYNVKAFCFQDSPRRAHSIAAQGGINAAKNYQNDGDSVYRLFYDTIKGGDYRAREGNVYRLAEVSVNIIDQCVAQGVPFAREYGGLLDNRSFGGSQVSRTFYARGQTGQQLLLGAYSALNRQINKGKVKMYTRSEMLDVVTIDGHAKGIVTRNMVTGAIETHSGHAVLLCTGGYGNVFFLSTNAMGSNVTAAWRAHKRGALFANPCYTQIHPTCIPVTGDHQSKLTLMSESLRNDGRVWAPKTQEVAERMRKGQLKAADVKEDERDYFLERKYPSFGNLVPRDVASRNAKEMVDDNRGVGASGIAVFLDFADAIKRLGKDAVAAKYGNLFDMYYQITNEDPYTQPMRIYPAVHYTMGGLWVDYNLMTTVPGLYALGECNFSDHGANRLGASALMQGLADGYFVIPYTLGDYLATIGPKPVDTNHPAFAQTKQDVLDRINKLLSLKGNKTVDEYHRDLGHIMWEYCGMARTEEGLTKAKGMIRELRADFWKNAMVLGANEEANTSLEKAGRVADFLELGELMVDDALMRRESCGGHFRLESQTEEGEAKRDDENFLFVGAWQYTGDNQPEVLHKEQLVFETVHPSQRSYK encoded by the coding sequence ATGAATTTAGACGCGAAGATCCCTGCCGGCCCCTTAGCCGAAAAATGGAGCAAGCATAAATTTAACTTAAAGCTGGTTAACCCGGCCAACAAACGTAAGTATGACGTTATTGTAGTTGGCACAGGTTTGGCAGGAGCCTCGGCAGCAGCTACGCTTGGCGAATTAGGTTATAATGTAAAAGCATTTTGCTTTCAGGATAGCCCACGCCGTGCGCACTCAATTGCGGCGCAAGGTGGTATAAACGCAGCTAAAAACTATCAGAATGACGGCGATAGTGTTTACCGCCTGTTTTATGATACCATTAAAGGTGGCGATTACCGTGCACGCGAAGGAAACGTTTACCGTTTGGCAGAGGTTTCAGTAAATATTATTGACCAGTGCGTTGCACAAGGTGTACCTTTTGCACGCGAATACGGCGGTTTGCTTGATAACCGTTCTTTCGGTGGCTCTCAGGTATCACGTACGTTCTATGCCCGTGGTCAAACCGGACAACAATTATTGTTAGGCGCTTATTCCGCACTTAACCGCCAGATCAATAAAGGCAAGGTTAAAATGTACACCCGCAGTGAAATGCTTGACGTGGTTACTATTGATGGCCATGCCAAAGGTATTGTTACCCGTAATATGGTTACAGGCGCTATTGAAACACACAGCGGCCATGCCGTTTTATTGTGTACGGGTGGTTATGGCAATGTATTCTTCCTGTCAACCAATGCAATGGGTTCAAACGTTACAGCTGCATGGCGCGCGCACAAACGCGGCGCTTTGTTTGCTAACCCTTGCTACACACAAATTCACCCAACTTGTATCCCTGTTACCGGAGACCATCAGTCTAAATTAACACTGATGTCTGAATCGTTACGTAACGACGGACGTGTATGGGCACCAAAAACACAGGAAGTTGCTGAGCGTATGCGCAAAGGCCAGCTAAAAGCTGCTGACGTTAAAGAAGACGAACGCGATTACTTTCTGGAACGTAAATACCCGTCTTTCGGTAACCTTGTACCGCGCGACGTTGCATCACGTAACGCCAAAGAAATGGTTGATGATAACCGTGGTGTAGGTGCTTCGGGTATTGCTGTTTTCCTTGACTTTGCCGACGCTATTAAGCGTTTGGGTAAAGATGCGGTAGCGGCTAAATACGGCAACTTGTTTGACATGTATTACCAGATCACCAATGAGGATCCATACACCCAACCAATGCGTATTTATCCTGCGGTACACTATACAATGGGTGGCCTTTGGGTTGATTATAACCTGATGACCACGGTACCGGGCTTATACGCTTTAGGTGAGTGTAACTTCTCTGACCATGGCGCTAACCGTTTAGGTGCATCTGCATTGATGCAAGGTTTGGCCGATGGTTACTTCGTGATACCATACACTTTAGGTGATTATCTGGCTACAATAGGACCAAAACCGGTGGATACCAACCACCCTGCATTTGCTCAAACCAAACAGGATGTATTAGACCGAATTAACAAACTGCTTTCTCTTAAAGGCAATAAAACTGTTGATGAGTATCACCGTGACCTTGGCCACATTATGTGGGAGTACTGCGGTATGGCACGTACCGAAGAAGGCTTAACAAAAGCTAAAGGCATGATACGTGAGTTGAGAGCCGATTTCTGGAAAAACGCAATGGTATTGGGCGCTAATGAAGAGGCAAACACCTCTTTAGAAAAGGCCGGCCGCGTAGCTGATTTCCTTGAACTGGGCGAACTTATGGTTGATGACGCGCTGATGCGCAGAGAATCATGCGGTGGTCACTTCAGGTTAGAATCACAAACCGAAGAAGGTGAAGCTAAACGTGATGATGAGAACTTCCTGTTTGTAGGTGCATGGCAATACACGGGTGATAACCAGCCGGAAGTGCTGCACAAAGAACAACTGGTGTTTGAAACTGTACATCCATCACAACGGAGCTATAAATAA
- a CDS encoding succinate dehydrogenase cytochrome b subunit — translation MSEFKQTFNSSLGKKLIMALTGLFLCTFIIVHLSGNLSLFKHDNGQAFNAYAHFMTHFPPIKVVSYLLYLSIVIHSVYALILTVSNRKARPVAYAAQPKSPASWSSKNMGMLGSILLLFIVIHMKDFWFNYHDFAGNSTVGYKEYKTDLKTGEQISAVDLPAGDYEYSVSTENGVETMVAKDLNATVAIAFKQWWYVAFYVLAMVAVSFHLLHGFQSAFQTLGWTHRKYSPVVKFIGTWFFAVIIPVGFALMPVIYFFSR, via the coding sequence ATGAGTGAATTTAAACAAACTTTTAACTCGTCGCTGGGTAAAAAGCTCATCATGGCGCTAACAGGCCTGTTTTTATGCACATTTATTATTGTGCACCTTAGCGGTAACCTATCGTTGTTTAAGCACGATAACGGACAAGCATTTAATGCTTACGCTCACTTCATGACGCATTTCCCGCCTATTAAGGTAGTGTCTTATTTGCTGTACCTGTCAATAGTGATCCACTCTGTTTACGCGTTAATTTTAACGGTAAGCAACCGTAAAGCACGTCCAGTTGCTTACGCTGCACAGCCAAAGTCGCCGGCATCGTGGTCTTCAAAAAACATGGGTATGCTGGGCTCAATACTTTTGCTGTTCATTGTTATCCACATGAAAGATTTCTGGTTTAATTACCACGATTTTGCTGGCAACTCAACAGTAGGTTACAAAGAATATAAAACAGACCTGAAAACAGGCGAGCAAATATCAGCGGTTGATCTTCCTGCAGGTGATTATGAGTACTCAGTTTCTACCGAAAACGGAGTAGAGACCATGGTTGCCAAAGACCTTAATGCAACTGTTGCCATTGCTTTTAAACAATGGTGGTATGTTGCGTTCTATGTTTTAGCTATGGTGGCTGTATCTTTCCACTTGCTGCATGGTTTTCAAAGCGCTTTCCAAACATTGGGATGGACGCACAGAAAATACAGCCCGGTGGTTAAATTTATCGGCACCTGGTTTTTTGCGGTTATTATACCTGTAGGTTTTGCATTGATGCCGGTTATTTACTTTTTCAGCCGATAG
- a CDS encoding TlpA family protein disulfide reductase yields MRYFFLLAAALMFIGCSDKNIEFKGTVAGANYGKVIIANADKEIIYQADINGGKFSIKKQPLQAEGLYNISFLAGGNTSRRNDIYLEPGSSYTIETSVKEINDYPHITGTSKKQGQLSTYNDLLKAAKTDARKKVMSFDAEMRKLDNAVLTFEDRSKRIQQLRNQQLDANVVNMVDIFNALVKKYPEGELIPYLMLNTDYQRDPNGYYGAFKKLNDKPKNTEAGKLLEENLKQLTGLTTGAAAPPIEGTTADGKAIDLKALNKNVIIIDFWRALNSQSEGDHAKIITDLLPKYKDKSLEIVSISLDDDREKWLSYIKKSNMTWPQVSDLKGDNSANAANWGITKVPTYYILDGSGHIIKRCLDFYELQTALADYMAKH; encoded by the coding sequence ATGCGCTACTTTTTTCTTTTAGCTGCTGCCCTGATGTTTATAGGCTGCAGTGATAAAAACATTGAATTTAAAGGTACTGTTGCCGGGGCCAATTACGGTAAAGTGATCATAGCCAACGCTGATAAGGAAATTATATATCAGGCAGATATAAACGGCGGTAAATTCAGCATCAAAAAACAGCCGCTTCAGGCAGAGGGACTTTATAACATATCATTTTTAGCGGGCGGAAATACGTCGAGAAGAAATGATATTTACCTGGAGCCCGGCTCAAGTTATACAATTGAGACCAGCGTTAAGGAGATCAATGACTATCCGCACATTACCGGCACATCTAAGAAGCAAGGTCAGCTATCAACTTATAACGACTTGCTTAAAGCAGCAAAGACCGACGCGCGAAAAAAAGTGATGAGCTTTGACGCGGAAATGAGAAAGCTTGACAATGCCGTGTTAACTTTTGAGGACCGCAGCAAGCGTATTCAACAATTGCGTAACCAGCAGTTGGATGCCAATGTTGTAAATATGGTTGATATATTTAACGCGCTTGTTAAGAAATATCCGGAAGGTGAATTGATACCTTACCTGATGTTGAATACAGATTATCAGCGGGATCCAAACGGCTATTACGGCGCATTTAAAAAGTTAAATGACAAACCAAAAAACACCGAAGCGGGAAAATTATTGGAGGAAAATTTAAAGCAGCTTACCGGGCTAACTACCGGAGCGGCTGCGCCGCCCATTGAAGGAACTACGGCTGATGGGAAAGCAATTGACCTTAAAGCACTCAACAAAAATGTAATAATAATAGATTTTTGGCGCGCCCTGAATTCACAAAGTGAAGGCGATCATGCTAAAATTATAACAGACCTTTTGCCTAAGTACAAAGACAAAAGCCTCGAAATAGTAAGCATCTCGTTAGACGATGACCGCGAAAAGTGGCTTAGTTACATCAAAAAAAGTAATATGACATGGCCACAGGTATCAGATCTGAAAGGCGACAATTCTGCAAATGCAGCAAACTGGGGCATTACCAAAGTGCCAACTTATTACATATTGGATGGTAGTGGCCATATTATTAAGCGTTGTTTAGATTTTTACGAATTGCAAACAGCTCTTGCCGATTATATGGCTAAGCACTAA
- the pdeM gene encoding ligase-associated DNA damage response endonuclease PdeM, with protein sequence MMISEGVTFKLLDEDLLLLPQRAILWPKHKALIIADVHLGKTGHFRKAGIAIPRDLEQNDLAILSDLVAEFNPERIIFLGDLFHSDINADWDWFAMWRQQFPQIIIDLIKGNHDIIADTHYTELNVNLHKQLIVGPFLMLHHPLVETDLQIVKNYVLCGHIHPGINLTGKGRQSLTLPCFAFGERQAILPSFGKFTGRVALSTAKTDKIFAVLKDKVVCV encoded by the coding sequence ATGATGATAAGCGAGGGGGTTACGTTTAAACTACTTGATGAAGACCTGTTATTATTGCCGCAAAGAGCCATATTGTGGCCCAAACATAAAGCGCTTATAATTGCAGATGTTCACCTGGGCAAAACCGGCCACTTCCGCAAAGCCGGAATTGCAATACCGCGCGATCTGGAACAAAACGATCTGGCAATTTTATCTGATCTGGTTGCAGAATTTAATCCTGAAAGAATTATTTTTTTAGGCGACCTTTTTCATAGCGATATCAATGCAGACTGGGACTGGTTTGCCATGTGGCGACAGCAATTTCCACAAATTATTATCGACCTGATAAAAGGCAACCACGATATAATTGCTGATACACACTACACCGAGCTTAATGTTAATTTACATAAGCAATTGATTGTTGGCCCCTTCCTGATGCTCCATCACCCGCTTGTAGAAACAGACCTGCAAATAGTAAAAAACTATGTTTTATGTGGCCATATTCACCCGGGCATTAACTTAACCGGCAAGGGCCGTCAAAGTCTAACGCTGCCTTGCTTTGCCTTTGGTGAAAGACAGGCCATATTGCCCTCGTTTGGTAAATTTACAGGTAGGGTAGCGCTAAGCACGGCTAAAACCGATAAAATATTTGCTGTGCTTAAAGATAAGGTAGTGTGTGTTTAG
- a CDS encoding PH domain-containing protein: MGLFSSLLGNAGVANPKELSSEYANLLCDGESIEIGFKLIRDVFIFTNKRLILVDKKGITGSKVEYLSIAYKSIARFSVKSSGHFDLDAELRIWVSSELQPSIVKKFDKNVNIYDLQRILAEHVL; encoded by the coding sequence ATGGGACTTTTTTCAAGCCTTTTAGGCAACGCAGGTGTAGCCAATCCGAAGGAATTAAGCAGCGAATACGCAAATTTGTTATGCGATGGCGAAAGCATAGAAATAGGCTTCAAGCTGATACGTGACGTATTTATTTTCACTAATAAGCGACTCATTCTGGTAGACAAGAAAGGTATAACAGGCAGCAAAGTTGAATATCTTTCCATAGCCTATAAGAGTATAGCACGCTTCAGTGTAAAAAGTTCGGGCCATTTTGATCTGGATGCCGAGTTGAGAATATGGGTGTCCAGCGAATTACAGCCCAGTATTGTGAAAAAATTTGACAAAAACGTAAATATTTATGACTTGCAACGCATATTGGCGGAGCATGTTTTATAA
- a CDS encoding glycoside hydrolase family 35 protein: protein MKTWNKYLIGAFLVVQAVAAWGQGRHTFTLGDSAFMLDGKPFQMISGEMHYPRIPREAWRHRMKMAKAMGLNTIGTYVFWNVHEPEKGVFSFTGNNDIVEFVKIAQQEGLWVVLRPSPYVCAEWEFGGYPYWLQSEKGLIVRSKEPGYIREYKSYIKEVGKLLAPLQINHGGNILMVQIENEYGSYGEDKSYLALNQQIFKEAGFDGLLFTCDPAKDLVRGHLPGLLPGVNGLDDPAKVKKLINENHGGKGPYYIPEWYPAWFDWWGTPHHTVPASQYAGRLDSVLAAGISINMYMFHGGTTRGFMNGANYDDNKPFEPQISSYDYDAPLDEAGNPTPKFIAFRNVISKYIPTGKKLPPVPKKKPSISIAKIELRQSVMLSDALPKPVNNTHPMTFEELKQDYGFVLYRTSVDGGNAGVLNLQGLRDYAVVMVNGKTVGTLDRRLNKDSIKLNLPPGKVQVDILVENMGRINFGKYMLQNTKGITQKVSWNGVELNNWQHFRFPFSDLASFKFSSSKTATAPVLRKGSFQLSNPGDTYLDMRQWGKGMVWINGHNLGKYWEIGPQQTLYVPKEWLKKGRNDIVVLELTKPSQTSLQSLPRHILNQLQ, encoded by the coding sequence ATGAAAACCTGGAACAAATACTTAATTGGTGCCTTTTTAGTGGTGCAGGCTGTTGCCGCGTGGGGGCAGGGCAGGCACACTTTTACTTTGGGCGATTCGGCATTTATGCTTGACGGTAAACCGTTTCAAATGATCTCGGGTGAAATGCATTACCCAAGAATTCCCAGAGAGGCCTGGCGCCACCGCATGAAAATGGCGAAGGCAATGGGGTTGAACACAATTGGCACGTATGTGTTCTGGAACGTTCATGAGCCAGAAAAGGGCGTTTTCAGCTTTACAGGGAATAATGATATTGTTGAATTTGTAAAAATAGCTCAGCAGGAAGGTTTATGGGTGGTACTGCGTCCGAGCCCTTACGTATGTGCCGAATGGGAGTTTGGCGGATATCCCTACTGGCTCCAGTCTGAAAAAGGCCTGATAGTAAGGAGTAAAGAACCCGGTTACATTCGCGAATATAAATCGTACATCAAAGAAGTTGGAAAGCTACTGGCGCCGTTACAGATCAATCATGGAGGGAACATCCTGATGGTTCAGATCGAAAACGAATATGGCTCATATGGCGAAGACAAATCATACCTCGCTCTAAATCAACAAATTTTTAAAGAAGCGGGGTTTGATGGCCTGCTGTTTACCTGCGATCCGGCTAAAGATTTAGTAAGAGGGCATTTACCAGGCCTGCTACCGGGGGTTAATGGTTTGGATGATCCGGCCAAAGTAAAAAAACTGATCAATGAAAATCATGGCGGAAAAGGCCCGTATTACATTCCCGAATGGTACCCGGCATGGTTTGACTGGTGGGGTACCCCGCATCACACCGTACCTGCATCGCAATATGCCGGCAGGTTAGATTCAGTACTCGCAGCCGGAATTTCCATAAATATGTACATGTTTCATGGAGGTACAACCCGCGGGTTTATGAACGGAGCCAATTATGATGACAACAAACCATTTGAACCGCAGATAAGCAGTTATGATTACGATGCCCCCCTGGACGAGGCCGGTAACCCAACTCCAAAGTTCATTGCTTTCAGAAATGTGATAAGCAAATATATACCGACCGGTAAAAAACTTCCACCGGTACCAAAAAAGAAGCCCTCCATCAGCATTGCTAAAATTGAACTGAGGCAAAGTGTAATGCTATCAGATGCATTGCCTAAGCCGGTTAATAACACCCACCCAATGACCTTTGAAGAGCTAAAACAGGATTATGGATTTGTGTTATACCGCACGTCAGTAGATGGCGGAAACGCCGGAGTACTTAATTTACAAGGATTAAGAGACTACGCGGTAGTAATGGTTAACGGAAAAACTGTGGGCACATTAGATAGGCGGTTAAATAAAGACAGCATAAAACTGAATTTACCTCCCGGCAAAGTTCAGGTTGACATATTGGTGGAAAACATGGGCCGTATAAATTTTGGAAAATACATGCTGCAAAACACTAAAGGTATCACACAGAAAGTAAGTTGGAACGGGGTGGAATTAAACAACTGGCAGCATTTCCGCTTTCCATTTTCTGATTTGGCATCGTTCAAATTCAGCTCATCTAAAACAGCAACAGCTCCGGTTTTACGCAAGGGTAGCTTTCAGCTTTCTAATCCGGGAGATACCTATCTGGATATGCGGCAATGGGGGAAAGGAATGGTTTGGATCAACGGCCACAATTTGGGAAAATATTGGGAGATCGGCCCTCAACAAACTTTGTACGTTCCTAAAGAATGGTTAAAAAAGGGACGTAATGATATAGTGGTGCTTGAACTGACCAAACCGAGCCAAACAAGTTTGCAAAGTTTGCCTCGCCATATATTAAATCAGCTGCAGTAA
- a CDS encoding alpha-L-fucosidase produces MKRRALIKGGLAGLSSLYLSKTVANNLLTPYAPAMQNGPFKPTWDSLAQYQVPDWFRDAKFGMWAHWGPQCQPERGDWYARGMYQEGSDQYKYHVEKYGHPSKFGFKDVINEWKADKWDPEAIVSLYKKAGAKYFMALANHHDNFDLYNSKYHKWNSTRLGPKKDLIGGWAKAAKNNGLPFAVSVHAAHAWSWYETSQRADKNGPLAGVPYDGKMTKADGKGKWWDGYDPQELYAQNHPLSERSENNNAIHSQWGWGNGVNPPTKAYMEDFYNRTIDLIDKYQPELVYFDDTALPLWPVSDAGLRIAAHLYNSSIKKHGKLRAGVFGKVLDEQQRKCMIWDIERGQSNQIEPLPWQTDTCIGQWHYDRRVYDNNHYKTPTTVIHTLVDVVSKNGNLMLNVPLRGDGSIDDKAKATVDGVANWMAQNSEAIYGTRPWTTFGEGPAIASAAPISAQGFNEGKGKPFVAEDIRFTTKGKTLYAILMGWPADKSIDIKTLGKINNKVTNVSLLGANGNLSFNQSTDGLKVSLPDQAAGKIAYVLKIEGAIG; encoded by the coding sequence ATGAAAAGAAGAGCTTTAATAAAGGGCGGCCTGGCCGGCTTGTCTTCGCTTTACCTGTCAAAAACAGTAGCTAATAACCTTCTAACGCCTTATGCACCGGCAATGCAAAACGGTCCTTTTAAACCAACATGGGATTCGCTGGCGCAATATCAGGTGCCCGATTGGTTCAGGGATGCCAAATTTGGTATGTGGGCGCATTGGGGACCACAGTGTCAACCCGAGCGAGGCGATTGGTACGCACGAGGCATGTATCAGGAAGGCAGCGATCAATATAAATATCATGTTGAGAAATATGGCCATCCTTCAAAGTTTGGCTTTAAAGATGTAATTAATGAGTGGAAAGCAGATAAATGGGATCCGGAAGCTATTGTATCACTCTACAAAAAAGCGGGTGCCAAATATTTTATGGCGCTGGCTAACCATCATGACAACTTTGACCTGTATAACAGCAAATACCACAAATGGAACTCCACCCGCCTTGGCCCTAAAAAAGATTTGATAGGTGGTTGGGCAAAAGCTGCAAAAAATAACGGATTGCCATTTGCGGTGAGCGTACATGCAGCCCACGCATGGAGCTGGTATGAAACATCGCAACGTGCCGATAAGAACGGACCATTAGCAGGCGTGCCTTATGATGGCAAAATGACCAAAGCCGATGGGAAAGGTAAATGGTGGGATGGCTATGACCCTCAGGAACTTTACGCGCAAAATCATCCATTGAGCGAAAGAAGCGAAAACAACAACGCCATACACAGTCAGTGGGGATGGGGTAATGGTGTTAACCCACCAACCAAGGCATATATGGAGGATTTTTACAACCGCACTATTGACCTGATTGACAAGTACCAACCCGAACTGGTTTATTTTGATGACACCGCTTTGCCGTTATGGCCGGTAAGCGATGCCGGCTTGCGTATTGCAGCGCATTTGTATAACAGCAGCATTAAAAAACATGGCAAACTACGTGCTGGGGTTTTCGGTAAAGTACTGGACGAGCAGCAACGCAAGTGCATGATATGGGATATAGAGCGCGGACAAAGCAACCAGATAGAGCCCCTGCCATGGCAAACAGACACCTGCATAGGTCAATGGCATTATGACAGGCGCGTGTATGATAACAACCACTATAAAACCCCAACAACCGTAATACATACATTGGTTGATGTGGTAAGTAAAAACGGCAACTTAATGCTGAATGTACCGCTACGCGGCGATGGTTCAATTGACGATAAGGCAAAGGCTACAGTTGATGGCGTGGCAAATTGGATGGCCCAAAACAGCGAAGCCATATATGGTACCCGCCCCTGGACAACTTTTGGCGAAGGCCCTGCAATAGCCAGTGCAGCACCTATAAGCGCACAAGGGTTTAACGAGGGAAAAGGAAAACCTTTTGTAGCGGAGGATATTAGATTTACTACGAAAGGCAAAACGCTTTATGCAATACTGATGGGCTGGCCGGCAGATAAAAGCATCGACATAAAAACACTGGGCAAGATCAATAACAAAGTAACTAACGTAAGCCTGTTAGGAGCCAATGGCAACTTAAGTTTTAACCAATCAACAGATGGGTTAAAGGTAAGCCTGCCCGATCAGGCAGCGGGCAAAATTGCCTACGTGCTGAAAATTGAAGGAGCCATTGGTTAA
- a CDS encoding helix-turn-helix domain-containing protein encodes MVKRILKHSFSLLNTDHVKLGKKWNYKNVISPYHRIYFIDDGDGEISNQEETLKLEPGYLYLIPSFTLCDLTCSGYMSQYFVQFFEESSDGISLFANSRSLLKTGAQEIDVINFRRLVEINPGRGINRSDNPKVYEKNAYYNEYQELNNLQNIGDFLETQGILLQLVSRFAINDVFKQKEVKYIPVKVLEAISFIALNLNNSLTVKFLADRANLNVDYFSRLFQQATGCRPAAYINQKKIERAQYLIVTSSSNYETIAEIIGFESLSHFSKTFKKFTGMTPREFKRHVYHSV; translated from the coding sequence ATGGTTAAACGTATATTAAAACACAGCTTCTCTTTGCTTAATACAGACCATGTTAAGTTGGGTAAAAAGTGGAACTACAAAAACGTTATCAGCCCCTATCACAGAATATACTTTATTGACGATGGCGATGGAGAAATATCAAATCAAGAAGAAACTTTGAAGTTGGAGCCGGGGTATTTATACCTTATTCCAAGTTTTACACTGTGTGACCTTACTTGTAGTGGATACATGAGCCAGTATTTTGTACAGTTTTTTGAAGAATCATCAGATGGCATTTCTTTATTCGCCAATAGCAGATCACTTTTAAAAACAGGAGCCCAGGAAATAGACGTTATTAATTTTAGACGTTTGGTAGAAATAAATCCGGGGCGTGGCATTAACCGTTCAGATAACCCTAAGGTTTACGAGAAGAACGCTTACTATAACGAATACCAGGAACTCAATAATCTGCAAAACATTGGAGACTTTTTAGAAACCCAGGGTATCCTTCTGCAACTTGTTTCGCGGTTTGCCATTAACGATGTTTTTAAACAGAAGGAAGTTAAGTATATCCCGGTAAAGGTCCTTGAAGCAATCAGTTTCATAGCATTGAACCTTAATAACTCTTTAACGGTAAAATTCCTTGCAGACCGCGCCAATCTCAACGTAGACTATTTTTCCAGGTTGTTTCAGCAGGCTACAGGCTGCAGACCTGCAGCTTATATCAATCAAAAAAAAATAGAGCGGGCTCAGTATTTAATAGTTACCAGTAGCTCCAATTATGAAACTATTGCAGAAATAATTGGCTTTGAAAGCTTATCGCACTTCTCAAAAACCTTTAAAAAATTTACCGGTATGACCCCGCGCGAATTTAAGCGCCACGTATATCATTCCGTATAA